GCGTGGCGTCGTGGCCGAGTGGGTGCCGTTCTTCGGCGGCAATTACCTCTCGCTCTTCCCGATCTGGAACGTGGCCGACATGGCGATCGTCGTCGGGGTGGCGGCGATCATCCTCTTCCAGAAGCGGTTTCACGAGGGGCTCGTCGCTACGCAAACCGATCAGCCCGCGTCGCACCCGGCCACCGGCGGTTACGATGGAAACGGCCGACCCGCGTCCGCTGACGCCGTGCCCACCGCTGACGCCGTGCCCGCCGCCGACGCCGCACCGAAACCCACGTCCGACGGGTGAGGCGGTACGGGGTTACCGCAGGAGCGTCGAGACGGTGACGGAGATCTGGGTCGTGCCCGCGTTCGTCTGCATCGCCCGCTCCTGACCGTTGACGAGGATGCGGCCGGTGAGGGACTGGGCGGCCCCGTTCGCCCCCACGCATGTGGCGGACATCGCCGTCGCCGTCGGGCTCGTCGGTGCGGTGACCGTTTGCTCGAAGGACCACGGCAATTCGAACGTCCCGCTGCCGCCGTTCGTCCCGGTTCCGCTCGTCACGTTGTAGGCCACGGATCGGATGCCGAAGCACGTCCCGGTCAGCTCGTAGCGGACGAGGAATTCGGTCCGTTGCAGCACGATTTCCGGAACGCTCGTCTCGTGATCGACAGAGGCCTGGACCGTGCGACTCATCTCTTCATAGCCGTCGGCGAAGATGTTGAGCGTGACCTGTTGGCGGGAGCTGTCAACTTCAACGCTAAGGGTGAACTCACCCTGTCCGTTGGTGATCTCAGTGACCCCATATGCCGAGGCAGCGACGTTCGCATTCCCCACCGGGGTCCCGGCAGAATCAACGACGCGGCCACTGATTGTGGCGACACCGCGCTCGTTCACGGAATCGCATCCCGTCAACAGGACCGGAGCGGTCAGAAGGCAGAGCGTGAGCGCGGCCGGAACGAGAAGTCGTTGGCCTGCTCCAAACAGGTAGGACATGGGGAGAGGAGGAAGGGTTGGGGGTGAGGACAAGGGGATAATATATAGTAGGTTGTATTCGGTTCATCCGAGTCCGTAGCACGAAACCAGTCCGGCAGGGGAGCGGTACGCCATCAGCCTAGCCGGGGGCACGGCGCGAGCCCGCCGATGGGGGTTAAACGGAAGGTTCACGGGTAGGGAGGGCGGGGTTCGGCGGTATATTCACGCCCCGCGCGGACCCGCCCGCCGCGCTTCGGGTTCGACCCCACCGTCCTCACGCACTCGACCGTTTCCCCCGTGGATCAGCAGCGCATCCGCAACTTCTGCATCATCGCCCACATCGACCACGGCAAGAGCACGCTCGCCGACCGGATGTTGGAAGCGACCGGCACGCTCACGAGCCGGGAGATGCAGGACCAGGTCCTCGACTCGATGGACCTCGAGCGCGAGCGCGGCATCACGATCAAGAGCCACGCGATCCGGATGAACTACAAGGCTCGCGACGGCGAGACGTACATCCTCAACCTGATCGACACGCCGGGCCACGTGGACTTCTCGTACGAGGTCAGCCGCGCGCTCAACGCCTGCGAGGGCGCGATCCTCGTCGTCGATGCCGCGCAGGGGATCGAGGCGCAGACGATCGCCAACCTGTACCAGGCGATCAACGTCGACCTCGAAATCATCCCGGTCCTCAACAAGATCGACCTGCCGAGCGCGCGGCCTGAGATCGTCGCCCAGACGATTACCGACCTCATCGGCGGCGATCCCGACGACGTACTCCACGTCAGTGCGAAGACGGGGATGGGGATCGAGGACGTGCTCGAAGCCGTCGTCGCCCGCGTTCCGCCGCCCGACGGCGACCCTGACGCCCCGCTCAAGAGCGCCATCTTCGACTCCGTGTTCGACCAGTACCGCGGTGCCATCGCGTATGTCCGCGTCTTCGACGGGACGCTCAACGAGGGCGACCCCATCCTCTTCATGGCGACCGACAAGCGGTACTTTGCCGAGGAGATCGGCGTGCTGAAGATGGGGATGCAGAAGGTGAAGACGCTGAAGGCGGGCGAGGTCGGCTACGTCATCGGCAGCGTGAAGGACGTCCGCGACGCCCGCGTCGGCGACACGATCACGAACTCGAAGCGGCCGTCGCCGACGGCGGTCCCCGGTTTCCGCGACGTGAAGCCGATGGTGTTCTCCGGCATCTACCCCACGGACTCGGCCGACTTCGAGGACCTCCGCGCCTCGCTCGACAAGCTCCAGCTCAACGACGCCGCCCTCACGTACGAGCCCGAGACGAGCATGGCGCTCGGCTTCGGCTTCCGCGTCGGCTTCCTCGGCATGCTCCACATGGAGATCGTGCAGGAACGGCTCGACCGCGAGTTCGATCTCGACATCATCACGACGCTCCCCAACGTCCGCTACACCGTCGAGCTGACGAACGGGGAATCGACCGAGGTCTCGAACCCGAGCGGGATGCCGAAGACGGGCGAGATCGCTGAGATCCGCGAGCCCTACATCAAAGCGCAGATCATCACGCCGACCGAGTACATCGGCTCGCTCATGACGCTCTGCCAGGACCGCCGCGGCAACTACATCAACACGAACTACCTCGACACCGAGCGCGTCGACCTCCAATACGAGCTGCCGCTCGGCGAGGTCGTCTTCGACTTCTACGACAAGCTGAAGTCGGTCAGCCGGGGCTACGCCTCGCTCGACTACGAGATCATCGACGAGCGCCCGTCCCACCTCGTCAAGCTCGACGTGCTGCTCAACGGCGAGCCCGTCGATGCGCTCTCGACGATCGTGCACCGGGACAAGGCGTACGAGATGGGCCGCAAGCTGTCGTCGAAGCTGCGGGAGCTCATCCCGAAGCAGCTCTACGACGTGGCTATCCAGGCCGCGATTGGCTCGAAGATCATCGCCCGCGAGACGGTGAAGGCGCTGCGGAAGGATGTCACGGCGAAGTGCTACGGCGGCGACATCAGCCGGAAGCGGAAGCTGCTCGAAAAGCAGAAGGAAGGGAAGAAGCGGATGAAGCAGGTCGGCAGCGTGGAGGTGCCGCAGGAGGCGTTCCTCGCCGTGCTCTCGATGGACGAAGGGTAAGGGATGGCGATGCGGCGGGGTGTTCGGCGATGGCGTAGGGACGTAGCAAGCTGCGCCTGTGCGGGCGCGGCGATGCTTCTGCTCGCGCTCGGATCCACGGCGCAGGCCCAGTCCGCGCGGCTCACCGAGGCGCTGCAACTGCAGCGGGCGAAGGTCCGCATGGGCGAGATCGTGGGCGAGATGGGGATCGCGATTCCCCCGCGCGGTCCGGCCGAGATCGAAACAGAGCCGAGCGAAGCCGCCAGCCTCCTGTTCTGGTGGCTCCCCCGGAGCCGCACGCCCCGCGTCGCGCTCGACCCGATCCCGCTCGTTGCCCCGGCCGAGCCCGCACCGGAGCCGCCCGCGCCGACGCTCGGCCGCATCCGGTGGGACCGCGTCGGCCCCGGCGAGCAGGAGGCATTCCTCGACCGCTACCGCGAAGCGCTCTGGACCGTCGACGGGATGCGGTTCTTCACCGCGCTCGACACGATCCCGACGCCCAAGCTCCGCTCCCGCCTCTTCGGCCTCTTCGGCGCGCCGACGCGGACGGCGATCGCGCGCGGCGTCAACGGCTTCAATGGCAACGACGATGTGCAGTTCGAGTACTGGTTCGTCGTCAACGACTCGATCCCGTTCGTCGCGCTCGACAAAGACGGGCCGTTCGGGCGCGGGCTCGTCCTCGCAGGCGACTTCGCCCACACCGCCGTGCTCGGGGCGCTGAAGCGCGACTTCGCCGAGCAGATGATGACGCGGGCCCGGCCCATGCCGTATGTGGACTACTACCACTCGCGCGAGCGCAACCAGTGGTACCGGACCGGGTATGACGGGACGGACTACTACGTCCGCGAGATCGAGCGCCCCCGCTGGGCGGGTCGGCGCTCCGAGTCCGGGAAGTGGTACCTTTTCCGCTGACCGCATCGCGCACCCCCGTTTCCTCCCACCCTCCGACAGTCGAGTGCTGAGCACCCCGAGTAAGAAAAGCAGCGCGGCCCGCGAGGCCGCCCGCGCCCGCCGCCAGGCCGAGCGCGAGGCCGCCCGCAACGGCACGTCCGCGAAGAAGCCGGAGGGGTGGCGCGAGACGCTGCGGTTCTGGGCGTGGGCCATCCTCATCGTCCTCATCCTCCGCGCGTTCCTCTTCGAGCCGTTCCGCATCCCGACGCCGTCGATGGAGCGGACCCTCCTCGTGGGCGACTTCCTCTTCGTCTCGAAGCTCCACTACGGTGCGCGCACGCCGAGCACGATCGGCATCCCGTTCACCGGGGTCTATCTCCCCGGCCTCGAGCTTCCGCAGGCCCGTCTGCCCGGCTTCGCCGACGTCGAGCGCGGCGACGTGGCCGTGTTCAACTACCCG
This window of the Rhodothermales bacterium genome carries:
- the lepA gene encoding translation elongation factor 4 — protein: MDQQRIRNFCIIAHIDHGKSTLADRMLEATGTLTSREMQDQVLDSMDLERERGITIKSHAIRMNYKARDGETYILNLIDTPGHVDFSYEVSRALNACEGAILVVDAAQGIEAQTIANLYQAINVDLEIIPVLNKIDLPSARPEIVAQTITDLIGGDPDDVLHVSAKTGMGIEDVLEAVVARVPPPDGDPDAPLKSAIFDSVFDQYRGAIAYVRVFDGTLNEGDPILFMATDKRYFAEEIGVLKMGMQKVKTLKAGEVGYVIGSVKDVRDARVGDTITNSKRPSPTAVPGFRDVKPMVFSGIYPTDSADFEDLRASLDKLQLNDAALTYEPETSMALGFGFRVGFLGMLHMEIVQERLDREFDLDIITTLPNVRYTVELTNGESTEVSNPSGMPKTGEIAEIREPYIKAQIITPTEYIGSLMTLCQDRRGNYINTNYLDTERVDLQYELPLGEVVFDFYDKLKSVSRGYASLDYEIIDERPSHLVKLDVLLNGEPVDALSTIVHRDKAYEMGRKLSSKLRELIPKQLYDVAIQAAIGSKIIARETVKALRKDVTAKCYGGDISRKRKLLEKQKEGKKRMKQVGSVEVPQEAFLAVLSMDEG
- a CDS encoding carboxypeptidase-like regulatory domain-containing protein, translating into MSYLFGAGQRLLVPAALTLCLLTAPVLLTGCDSVNERGVATISGRVVDSAGTPVGNANVAASAYGVTEITNGQGEFTLSVEVDSSRQQVTLNIFADGYEEMSRTVQASVDHETSVPEIVLQRTEFLVRYELTGTCFGIRSVAYNVTSGTGTNGGSGTFELPWSFEQTVTAPTSPTATAMSATCVGANGAAQSLTGRILVNGQERAMQTNAGTTQISVTVSTLLR